In Anomalospiza imberbis isolate Cuckoo-Finch-1a 21T00152 chromosome 26, ASM3175350v1, whole genome shotgun sequence, the following proteins share a genomic window:
- the BLACAT1 gene encoding bladder cancer associated transcript 1: MPQFTFSCFCGLHGFCKMKRMKRKKEEAGRGQETAV; the protein is encoded by the coding sequence ATGCCCCAGTTCACCTTCTCTTGTTTCTGTGGCCTCCACGGCTTCTGCAAGATGAagaggatgaagaggaagaaggaagaggcCGGCAGGGGGCAGGAGACGGCCGTGTGA